In one Stenotrophomonas maltophilia genomic region, the following are encoded:
- a CDS encoding ribonucleoside-diphosphate reductase subunit alpha translates to MTTETSATIEKESEFLLTSPPTANAMSVTKRNGTTELVDLNKIVRAVQRSSEGLHAVDPMRVATRTISGLYNGATTRELDELSIRTAALLIGEEPEYGRLAARLLANYIAKEVSGQEIYAFSQSVSRGHEVGLINDRLLNFVQTNARKLNDAIDISLDLNFDYFGLRTLYDRYLLRHPHTRKVIETPQQFFLRIASALSEDVSETLALYKRMGNLDYLPSSPTLFNSGTTHEQLSSCFLLDSPQDSLESIYSKYGDIAQLSKFSGGIGVSYTRVRSRGSLIKSTNGHSNGIVPWLKTMDSSVAAVNQGGKRKGAACVYLETWHADIEDFLELRDNTGDEARRTHNLNLANWVPDLFMKRVEADQEWSLFDPRVVPEFTDLFGEAFEQAYLQAEAQGKANRTISARKLYARMMRTLAETGNGWMTFKDKCNRASNQTLRPGNVIHLSNLCTEILEVTSNDETAVCNLGSINLGNHFDEHNEFDFEKLAETVRLAVRQLDRVIDLNFYPIETARRANLRWRPVGLGCMGLQDVFFRKRLPFDSAEARALSKKIAETIYFHALETSTELAQERGKHPSFNDTRAASGELQFDAWNVVPEDTARWDALRARIKEHGLRNSLMIAIAPTATIASIAGCYECVEPQVSNLFKRETLSGDFLQVNRYLVNELKKLGLWTADMRDAIKLAEGSIAGLTQIPETLREVYRTAWELPMRSLIDMAAERGAFIDQSASLNLFMESPNIGAMSSMYMYAWKQGIKTTYYLRSRPATKIAKTTVSNAAPAKVFSPDEAIACSLENPEACEACQ, encoded by the coding sequence GTGACCACCGAAACCAGCGCCACCATCGAAAAGGAAAGCGAGTTCCTGTTGACGTCGCCGCCGACGGCCAACGCGATGAGTGTGACCAAGCGCAATGGCACGACCGAACTGGTGGATCTGAACAAGATCGTGCGTGCGGTGCAGCGTTCCTCCGAAGGCCTGCACGCCGTCGATCCGATGCGCGTGGCCACCCGCACCATTTCCGGCCTGTACAACGGCGCCACCACCCGCGAACTGGACGAGCTGTCCATCCGCACCGCCGCCCTGCTGATCGGTGAAGAACCCGAGTACGGCCGTCTGGCCGCGCGCCTGCTGGCCAACTACATCGCCAAGGAAGTGTCGGGCCAGGAAATCTATGCCTTCTCGCAGTCGGTCAGCCGTGGCCATGAAGTCGGCCTGATCAACGACCGCCTGCTGAACTTCGTGCAGACCAACGCGCGCAAGCTCAACGATGCGATCGACATCTCGCTGGACCTGAACTTCGATTACTTCGGCCTGCGTACCCTGTACGACCGCTACCTGCTGCGCCATCCGCACACCCGCAAGGTGATCGAGACCCCGCAGCAGTTCTTCCTGCGCATCGCCAGCGCGCTGAGCGAGGACGTGTCCGAGACCCTGGCGCTGTACAAGCGCATGGGCAACCTGGACTACCTGCCGTCCAGCCCGACCCTGTTCAATTCCGGCACCACCCACGAGCAGCTGTCCTCGTGCTTCCTGCTCGATTCGCCGCAGGACTCGCTGGAGTCGATCTACTCCAAGTACGGCGATATCGCCCAGCTGTCGAAGTTCTCCGGCGGCATCGGCGTCAGCTACACCCGCGTGCGTTCGCGTGGTTCGCTCATCAAGTCCACCAACGGCCATTCCAACGGCATCGTGCCGTGGCTGAAGACCATGGACTCGTCCGTGGCGGCGGTGAACCAGGGTGGCAAGCGCAAGGGCGCGGCCTGCGTGTATCTGGAAACCTGGCACGCCGACATCGAGGATTTCCTCGAGCTGCGTGACAACACCGGTGACGAAGCCCGCCGTACCCACAACCTGAACCTGGCCAACTGGGTGCCGGACCTGTTCATGAAGCGCGTCGAGGCCGACCAGGAATGGTCGCTGTTCGATCCGCGCGTCGTGCCGGAGTTCACCGATCTGTTCGGCGAAGCCTTCGAGCAGGCCTACCTGCAGGCCGAAGCCCAGGGCAAGGCCAACCGCACCATCTCCGCCCGCAAGCTGTACGCCCGCATGATGCGTACGCTGGCCGAGACCGGCAACGGCTGGATGACCTTCAAGGACAAGTGCAACCGCGCCAGCAACCAGACCCTGCGTCCGGGCAACGTGATCCACCTGTCCAACCTGTGCACGGAAATCCTGGAGGTCACCTCCAACGATGAAACCGCGGTGTGCAACCTGGGTTCGATCAACCTGGGCAACCACTTCGACGAGCACAACGAGTTCGACTTCGAGAAGCTGGCCGAGACCGTGCGCCTGGCCGTGCGCCAGCTCGACCGTGTCATCGACCTGAACTTCTACCCGATCGAAACCGCCCGCCGCGCCAACCTGCGCTGGCGCCCGGTCGGCCTGGGCTGCATGGGCCTGCAGGACGTGTTCTTCCGCAAGCGCCTGCCGTTCGACAGCGCCGAAGCCCGTGCCCTGTCGAAGAAGATCGCCGAGACGATCTACTTCCACGCGCTGGAAACCTCGACCGAGCTGGCCCAGGAACGCGGCAAGCACCCGTCGTTCAACGACACCCGTGCCGCCAGTGGCGAACTGCAGTTCGACGCCTGGAACGTGGTGCCGGAAGACACCGCGCGCTGGGATGCCCTGCGTGCCCGCATCAAGGAGCACGGCCTGCGCAACTCGCTGATGATCGCCATTGCCCCGACCGCGACCATCGCCTCCATCGCCGGCTGCTACGAGTGCGTCGAGCCGCAGGTGTCCAACCTGTTCAAGCGCGAAACCCTGTCCGGTGACTTCCTGCAGGTCAACCGCTACCTGGTGAACGAGCTGAAGAAGCTGGGCCTGTGGACCGCCGACATGCGCGATGCCATCAAGCTGGCCGAAGGTTCCATCGCCGGCCTGACGCAGATTCCGGAAACCCTGCGTGAGGTCTACCGTACTGCGTGGGAACTGCCGATGCGTTCGCTGATCGACATGGCCGCCGAGCGTGGCGCCTTCATCGACCAGTCGGCCTCGCTCAACCTGTTCATGGAAAGCCCGAACATCGGCGCGATGTCGTCCATGTACATGTACGCGTGGAAGCAGGGCATCAAGACCACCTACTACCTGCGCTCGCGTCCGGCCACCAAGATCGCCAAGACCACGGTCAGCAACGCGGCCCCGGCCAAGGTGTTCAGCCCGGACGAAGCCATCGCCTGCTCGCTGGAGAACCCGGAAGCCTGCGAGGCCTGCCAGTAA
- a CDS encoding ribonucleotide-diphosphate reductase subunit beta: MADKPKQMLLDPGFELTLRPMRYPQFYDMYRNAIKNTWTVEEINFQIDITDLHSKMSPGERHLIHRLVAFFATGDSIVSNNLVLNLYQHLNAPEARMYLSRQLYEEALHVQFYLTLLDNYLPDPEERAKAFSAVENIDSIKKKADFCFKWIDSIQDLTRIETREQRRQFLLNQICFAACIEGLFFFAAFAYVYYFRSRGLLPGLASGTNWVFRDESAHMEFAFESVRVVREEEPDLFDDEMKQQVYDMLAEAIECEVQFAEDVLSGGVAGISTRDMRQYLQHCADQHFAKLGMEKKYNVRNPLPFMELQDVQELTNFFERRVSAYQVGVQGEVAFDMNF, from the coding sequence ATGGCCGACAAGCCCAAGCAGATGCTGCTCGATCCCGGTTTTGAACTGACGTTGCGCCCGATGCGCTACCCGCAGTTCTATGACATGTACCGGAATGCGATCAAGAACACCTGGACGGTGGAAGAGATCAATTTCCAGATCGACATCACCGACCTGCACAGCAAGATGTCGCCGGGTGAGCGCCACCTGATCCATCGCCTTGTCGCGTTCTTCGCCACCGGCGATTCGATCGTGTCCAACAATCTGGTGCTGAACCTGTACCAGCACCTCAATGCGCCGGAAGCGCGCATGTACCTGTCGCGCCAGCTGTATGAAGAAGCGCTGCACGTGCAGTTCTACCTGACCCTGCTCGACAACTACCTGCCGGACCCGGAAGAGCGCGCCAAGGCGTTCTCGGCGGTGGAGAACATCGACTCGATCAAGAAGAAGGCCGATTTCTGCTTCAAGTGGATCGACTCGATCCAGGACCTGACCCGCATCGAGACCCGCGAACAGCGCCGCCAGTTCCTGCTCAACCAGATCTGCTTCGCCGCCTGCATCGAAGGCCTGTTCTTCTTTGCTGCGTTCGCCTACGTGTACTACTTCCGTTCGCGCGGCCTGCTGCCGGGCCTGGCCTCGGGCACCAACTGGGTGTTCCGCGACGAAAGCGCCCACATGGAGTTCGCGTTCGAGTCGGTGCGCGTGGTCCGCGAGGAAGAGCCGGACCTGTTCGATGACGAGATGAAGCAGCAGGTGTACGACATGCTGGCCGAAGCGATCGAATGCGAAGTGCAGTTCGCCGAGGACGTGCTGTCCGGCGGCGTGGCGGGCATCTCCACGCGCGACATGCGCCAGTACCTGCAGCACTGCGCCGACCAGCACTTCGCCAAGCTGGGCATGGAAAAGAAGTACAACGTGCGCAACCCGCTGCCGTTCATGGAACTGCAGGACGTGCAGGAGCTGACCAACTTCTTCGAACGCCGCGTTTCGGCCTACCAGGTCGGCGTGCAGGGCGAAGTTGCCTTCGACATGAACTTCTGA